One Campylobacter sputorum subsp. sputorum DNA segment encodes these proteins:
- the phsA gene encoding thiosulfate reductase PhsA, translating into MDRRSFLKGTAGIGTLAAFELNLGASAKDIVDGTGVSKSVKSICEMCSSRCPVDVRVEEGKCTFITGNPKFSSNKTAVCARGGAGVNQLYDKDRLVKPLIRVGKRGEGKWKEVSYDEALKFAADKLNEIKEKYGPQSVVFTSKSGESHGQMTNFACSYGSPNIFSHWSCCPITEKIAIPHTFGTSPKRDFKNAKYIVNFGHNLFEGINISDTKKLMAFADKKDTKLLVLEPRFSVVASKADEWLPVKPGTDLAFVMALIHVWIRDEKYDKKFIENYTIGFDEVAKSVANSTPKWQEGITGISAESVERIANEIYSKAPQVIIDWGHKTTTTRAEYQRTRAIAIANALMGNFEKKGGLFFGKNAKKFNELCGEDLFPVLSNPNSEFKVPKSPRIDGCGEDGSKHFFIPRKHGVLMDIAPVILNKKPYPIKGWVNTRFNHLINVAGTQDVIKAINELDFVMSIDIYMSDFSQYADVVFPEATYLERDESIQDKSGTAPGYYMRNKAIEPINGTLSGYEIFRKLAKIMNIDGLYKYNDINEFRMIQAKGDAKLLETLIKDGYISWKVPQVYYREASYVSKFVEKYPNAAKFVDENGEMSSQMKFKTPSGKIELFSLQVEEKLPGEGCLNTNNMDVFDGHELCLMSGKTPIHTNGHTQNIKILNDMMKDAPIWINTKTANKKDLKTGDKIMLKNSFGEEKGTVFVTEGIREDTLFVYHGFGHISKELKRTYGDGTNQSKILNPADGNVCGTMVTNVGVDIVKL; encoded by the coding sequence ATGGATAGAAGAAGTTTTCTAAAAGGCACAGCAGGCATTGGGACATTAGCAGCTTTTGAGCTAAATTTAGGAGCTAGTGCAAAAGATATAGTTGATGGTACTGGCGTAAGTAAAAGTGTAAAAAGCATTTGCGAAATGTGTTCATCTCGCTGTCCTGTTGATGTAAGAGTTGAAGAGGGTAAATGTACCTTTATAACAGGAAATCCAAAATTTTCATCAAATAAAACAGCAGTTTGTGCAAGAGGCGGAGCAGGAGTTAATCAGCTTTATGATAAAGATAGACTTGTTAAGCCGTTAATTCGAGTTGGCAAAAGAGGCGAGGGCAAATGGAAAGAGGTTAGTTATGATGAAGCACTTAAATTTGCAGCTGATAAACTTAATGAAATCAAGGAAAAATACGGTCCACAAAGTGTAGTTTTTACTTCAAAAAGCGGAGAAAGTCATGGGCAAATGACAAATTTTGCCTGTAGTTATGGAAGTCCAAATATTTTTTCACATTGGTCTTGCTGTCCGATTACTGAAAAAATAGCTATTCCGCACACATTTGGAACATCGCCAAAAAGAGATTTTAAAAATGCAAAATATATTGTAAATTTTGGTCATAATTTATTTGAAGGTATTAACATTTCAGATACTAAAAAACTCATGGCTTTTGCAGATAAAAAAGATACTAAGCTTTTAGTTTTAGAACCAAGATTTAGTGTGGTTGCATCTAAGGCTGATGAGTGGCTGCCTGTAAAACCGGGAACTGATTTGGCATTTGTAATGGCACTTATTCATGTGTGGATAAGAGATGAAAAATATGATAAAAAATTTATTGAGAATTATACAATAGGATTTGATGAGGTTGCAAAAAGTGTAGCCAACTCTACTCCAAAATGGCAAGAGGGAATAACAGGCATAAGTGCTGAGAGTGTTGAGAGAATTGCAAATGAAATTTATTCAAAAGCACCGCAAGTTATCATTGACTGGGGACATAAAACCACTACAACAAGAGCAGAATATCAAAGAACAAGAGCTATAGCTATCGCAAATGCTTTGATGGGAAATTTTGAGAAAAAAGGCGGGTTATTTTTTGGCAAAAATGCTAAGAAATTTAATGAGCTTTGCGGAGAAGATTTATTTCCTGTTTTATCAAATCCAAACAGCGAGTTTAAAGTTCCAAAATCACCTAGAATAGATGGTTGTGGAGAAGATGGTAGCAAACACTTTTTTATTCCTAGAAAACATGGTGTTTTGATGGATATAGCTCCTGTTATTTTAAATAAAAAACCATATCCTATAAAGGGTTGGGTAAATACCAGGTTTAATCATCTTATAAATGTTGCTGGAACGCAAGATGTTATAAAAGCTATAAATGAACTTGATTTTGTAATGTCAATTGATATTTATATGAGCGATTTTAGCCAATATGCTGATGTTGTATTCCCAGAAGCGACATATCTTGAAAGAGATGAAAGCATACAAGATAAATCAGGCACTGCACCTGGATATTATATGAGAAATAAAGCAATTGAGCCAATAAACGGCACTTTAAGCGGATATGAGATATTTAGAAAGCTTGCTAAAATTATGAACATTGATGGTCTTTATAAATACAATGATATAAATGAGTTTAGAATGATTCAAGCAAAAGGCGATGCAAAACTTTTAGAAACTTTAATAAAAGATGGCTATATTTCGTGGAAAGTTCCACAAGTTTATTATAGAGAGGCAAGTTATGTTTCTAAATTTGTAGAAAAATATCCAAATGCAGCTAAATTTGTTGATGAAAATGGTGAGATGAGTTCGCAAATGAAATTTAAAACTCCAAGCGGAAAGATAGAGCTATTTTCGTTGCAAGTTGAAGAAAAGCTCCCAGGAGAAGGCTGTCTTAATACCAACAATATGGATGTTTTTGATGGACATGAGCTTTGTTTAATGAGCGGTAAAACACCTATTCATACAAACGGACATACTCAAAATATCAAAATTTTAAATGATATGATGAAAGATGCTCCAATTTGGATAAATACAAAAACGGCAAATAAAAAAGATCTAAAAACCGGCGATAAGATTATGCTAAAAAATAGCTTTGGAGAAGAAAAAGGAACCGTTTTTGTAACTGAGGGGATAAGAGAAGATACGCTTTTTGTTTATCATGGCTTTGGACATATTAGTAAAGAGTTGAAAAGAACTTATGGTGATGGAACTAATCAAAGTAAGATTTTAAATCCAGCTGACGGAAATGTTTGTGGCACAATGGTTACAAATGTTGGCGTTGATATTGTAAAGTTGTAA
- a CDS encoding sensor histidine kinase, whose translation MLKRLNIPIIVAICITLLFIFQGIQIVNLSSKKDENTEILNLIYKSKEIIHDIKNIQNKSTLIYEFGIYDKDDNVLYSKLSIAPKNRDFQILKSDGYLYYKTSFVDDGDLLFLVVAKKLDYTKFIFLATLMAIITIVVVFALMYVSYESISKPYQEQKKLMSMFFNDAMHELKTPLGIATINLEMLGYKDKHTHRIKSALKEMKVTYEDVEFFIKNSYTNLPKIKINFSYFLLSRVKFISTIANVKNIKILTNIEKNLEIFMSEIEATRLVDNNLSNAIKYSKENSKIFINLTKKDDDFILFSVEDFGRGIKDTNEIWKRYTREDYSQGGFGLGLNIISSICKKYSIKYEVNSIYGKGSTFSYKIPIYMDKILDNI comes from the coding sequence ATGCTTAAAAGGTTAAATATACCTATAATTGTTGCTATTTGTATAACGCTACTATTTATTTTTCAAGGAATACAAATAGTAAATTTAAGTTCTAAAAAAGATGAAAATACAGAGATTTTAAATTTAATCTACAAAAGCAAAGAGATAATACATGATATCAAAAATATACAAAACAAAAGCACACTTATATATGAATTTGGCATTTACGATAAAGATGATAATGTTTTATACTCCAAGCTTTCTATAGCACCTAAAAATAGAGATTTTCAAATTTTAAAAAGCGATGGGTATTTGTATTATAAAACATCATTTGTTGATGATGGGGATTTGTTGTTTTTGGTGGTTGCTAAAAAGCTAGATTATACTAAATTTATATTTTTAGCAACTTTAATGGCTATAATAACGATAGTTGTTGTATTTGCACTTATGTATGTAAGCTATGAAAGTATTTCAAAACCATATCAAGAACAAAAAAAACTTATGAGTATGTTTTTTAACGACGCTATGCATGAATTAAAAACTCCGCTTGGCATAGCAACTATAAATTTAGAAATGCTTGGATACAAAGATAAACACACACATCGCATAAAATCGGCATTAAAAGAGATGAAAGTAACTTACGAAGATGTTGAGTTTTTTATAAAAAATTCTTATACTAATCTTCCTAAAATAAAGATAAATTTTTCATATTTTTTGCTCTCTAGGGTTAAGTTTATAAGCACTATAGCAAATGTTAAAAATATTAAAATATTAACTAATATTGAAAAAAATTTAGAAATTTTTATGAGCGAGATTGAGGCTACAAGACTTGTGGATAACAACCTTTCAAACGCTATAAAGTATTCTAAAGAAAATAGTAAAATTTTTATAAATTTAACTAAAAAAGATGATGATTTTATACTTTTTAGTGTTGAGGATTTTGGTCGCGGCATAAAAGATACAAACGAAATTTGGAAACGCTACACAAGAGAAGATTATTCTCAGGGTGGTTTCGGATTAGGTTTAAACATCATCTCATCAATATGTAAAAAGTATTCCATAAAATATGAAGTAAATTCTATTTACGGAAAAGGAAGCACTTTTAGCTATAAAATACCCATTTATATGGATAAAATACTAGATAATATCTAG
- a CDS encoding cache domain-containing protein, with protein sequence MKKTLKKFILIVAVILVIILGVLFYKFKISEKEFMVKQYFDINSEILLSTIKEDNINAMTLSLILSQNEDIKKCLLSQDRHFCYTTLNNYIDILSKIPLYQNIMLHTHTSELKSLVRSWNYDKFGDDLTKFRHTLLEVKNSKKSVYGIEAGRCGVFIRGISPISYDSKFLGSLEVMLDFNHLDTIAKRRGYDIFVLVDQKYFSECFQRNSLVKNYAILNESSANLNILTTLKKFDFENEEFAKINSNYFYKIELYDIKNNKIGFIILHFNNDKVENSISKLMRY encoded by the coding sequence TTGAAAAAGACTCTTAAAAAATTTATACTAATAGTTGCTGTTATTTTAGTGATTATACTTGGAGTACTTTTTTATAAATTTAAAATAAGCGAAAAAGAGTTTATGGTAAAACAATATTTTGATATAAACTCAGAAATTTTACTAAGCACCATAAAAGAAGATAACATTAATGCAATGACACTTTCTTTGATACTTTCGCAAAATGAAGATATAAAAAAATGTCTTTTGTCTCAAGATAGGCATTTTTGCTATACAACATTAAATAACTATATAGATATATTAAGCAAAATTCCACTATATCAAAACATTATGCTTCACACGCATACAAGCGAATTAAAAAGCTTGGTAAGAAGTTGGAATTATGATAAATTTGGCGATGATTTGACTAAATTTAGACACACGCTTTTAGAGGTAAAAAACTCTAAAAAATCAGTTTATGGCATAGAAGCTGGGAGATGTGGAGTTTTTATAAGGGGAATTTCTCCAATTTCGTATGATAGTAAATTTTTAGGAAGCTTGGAAGTTATGCTTGATTTTAACCATTTAGATACAATAGCTAAAAGAAGAGGATATGATATATTTGTGCTTGTTGATCAAAAGTATTTTTCAGAATGCTTTCAAAGAAACTCACTTGTTAAAAATTACGCCATTTTAAATGAAAGCAGTGCAAATTTAAACATACTAACCACGCTAAAAAAATTTGATTTTGAAAATGAAGAGTTTGCAAAAATAAACTCAAATTATTTTTACAAAATAGAACTTTATGATATAAAAAACAACAAAATAGGCTTTATTATACTTCACTTTAATAATGATAAAGTAGAAAATAGCATATCAAAATTAATGCGATACTAA
- a CDS encoding 4Fe-4S dicluster domain-containing protein — translation MKKYVMIHDENLCIGCQACSVACRNENKVSDGVYRLQVHANMKGVFPNLQTNFERQSCVMCEESPCVDVCPTGASFKTEDGITLVDPRTCVSCKYCVLACPYDARFVDPVSKVIGKCTFCYETRLAKGLEPACVTVCPTNALIFGDSNDKNSEVSKAMATNAVIYPKAHKGTKPSLGYIKNTRGGYHE, via the coding sequence ATGAAAAAATATGTAATGATACACGATGAAAATTTATGCATAGGATGTCAAGCTTGTTCTGTTGCATGTAGAAATGAAAACAAAGTAAGTGATGGTGTTTATAGGCTTCAAGTACACGCAAATATGAAAGGTGTATTTCCAAATTTACAAACAAATTTTGAAAGACAAAGCTGTGTTATGTGTGAAGAAAGTCCGTGCGTGGATGTTTGTCCAACAGGAGCTAGTTTTAAAACCGAAGATGGTATAACTTTGGTTGATCCAAGAACTTGTGTTAGCTGTAAATACTGCGTTTTAGCCTGTCCTTATGATGCAAGATTTGTTGATCCAGTTAGTAAAGTTATAGGAAAATGCACATTTTGCTATGAAACAAGACTTGCAAAAGGGCTTGAACCAGCTTGCGTGACAGTTTGTCCTACAAATGCACTTATATTTGGCGATTCAAATGATAAAAATAGCGAAGTAAGTAAAGCAATGGCTACAAATGCTGTAATTTATCCTAAAGCTCACAAAGGAACAAAGCCGTCTTTGGGATATATAAAAAATACAAGAGGGGGATATCATGAATAA
- a CDS encoding HIT family protein encodes MIYENDLIYVEQEVNEIPWVKIFTKKEYKEISDCEEFTQKAIFKAAICVEKTMISFYNPDKINMASFANYLPRVHLHVMARFKNDSYFPECMWGKKQRDAKLNLPSFDKFSELLNKNLKECFEKDS; translated from the coding sequence GTGATTTACGAAAATGATTTGATATATGTTGAACAAGAAGTTAATGAGATTCCGTGGGTAAAAATTTTCACAAAAAAAGAGTATAAAGAAATTAGTGATTGTGAAGAATTTACACAAAAAGCTATTTTTAAAGCTGCAATTTGTGTTGAAAAAACTATGATTAGTTTTTACAATCCAGATAAGATAAATATGGCTAGTTTTGCAAACTATTTACCAAGAGTGCATTTACATGTTATGGCTAGATTTAAAAATGACAGCTATTTTCCAGAGTGTATGTGGGGTAAAAAACAAAGAGATGCTAAGTTAAATTTACCAAGCTTTGATAAATTTAGTGAGCTTTTAAACAAAAATTTAAAGGAATGTTTTGAAAAAGACTCTTAA
- a CDS encoding response regulator transcription factor: MQLSTLKLLENFTIMIVEDDETALSMLELGLKPYCKKLFLARDGLEGLEIFKKNQIDMILTDLHMSNLNGFEMIKIILSIKPSQNFIVMTSYDSDQNFLNSIKHGALNFIRKPLNMLTIQSSLIIALSNIKSEKKQISKRVSVDYSNENIYLDDELVFLSQNNHKIFWLFLYNLNNVVSYELIESYVYNDENFSKKALQMSIKRIKSQLVDIKLENISSIGYILKS, from the coding sequence TTGCAACTTTCTACATTAAAACTTCTTGAAAATTTTACTATAATGATTGTTGAAGATGATGAAACTGCTTTAAGTATGTTAGAATTGGGCTTAAAGCCATATTGTAAAAAGCTATTTTTGGCTCGCGATGGCTTAGAAGGACTTGAAATTTTTAAAAAAAATCAAATAGATATGATTTTAACAGATTTGCATATGTCAAATTTAAATGGATTTGAGATGATTAAAATAATCTTATCTATAAAACCAAGTCAAAATTTCATAGTGATGACATCATATGATAGCGATCAAAATTTCTTAAATAGCATAAAACACGGTGCTTTAAATTTTATCAGAAAGCCATTAAATATGCTTACTATACAAAGTTCGCTTATAATCGCTCTTTCAAACATCAAAAGCGAGAAAAAGCAAATTAGCAAAAGAGTAAGCGTTGATTATAGTAATGAAAATATCTATCTTGATGATGAGCTGGTGTTTTTATCGCAAAATAATCATAAAATTTTCTGGCTATTTTTATATAACTTAAACAATGTTGTTAGTTATGAACTTATAGAAAGTTATGTTTATAATGATGAAAATTTTAGTAAAAAGGCTCTTCAAATGTCTATAAAGCGTATAAAATCACAACTTGTTGATATAAAATTAGAAAACATTTCATCAATCGGATATATTTTAAAAAGCTAA
- a CDS encoding sensor histidine kinase, protein MKKFIKNLILNIDNYKIYHTMAIFSLVFMFLLIVTFLNIKKDVYQKIEQNRILTTQRLEYGISLWIEEQIKSLEAATVYLQNNQIYQDENKIIKFNKNFLQSSPNFDFIHIYVDDKYFFVNSDKIFDLEHNKSLNSVANINNARTLDWYVKTKSMMKTTINNKTQHAILKERTINICTPIIDQDKFKGVVCGILGTKSLFDKIKKIKPPEHFYYFIVDESGEILTKLDNENLIAGISQTCSKLDNNETTIKINNDVINLSTIDRFDWKIGVGVNNENFLKQNFKTIFEHSIVLFIFFIFFMLVLNLGYEFIIQKFVIKKNQMEILLARKSRLNEIGTLVTSINHQLKQPINSLSLILSNTEFFRQNHNLNDDMLKSNLDLCFKQIELIDKSISIFRNFYSNDDAISEFWINESIKSLIFATHCELSHHNITIKFESKNDIKVVSIENFIQQILLVLIQNSKDAIISSQKVSIRQIYIQINQVDNFVEISVSDFADGIDEKLSEKIFSEDKTTNKKLGFGLGLYFSKTICVQKLKGDLQLVSSRNPTKFTLSIPINLRS, encoded by the coding sequence ATGAAAAAATTTATTAAAAATTTAATTTTAAATATAGATAATTATAAAATATATCATACAATGGCTATTTTTTCTCTTGTTTTTATGTTTTTGCTAATAGTAACTTTTCTAAACATAAAAAAAGATGTTTATCAAAAAATAGAACAAAATCGTATTTTAACAACCCAAAGATTAGAATATGGCATCTCTCTTTGGATAGAAGAGCAGATAAAAAGTTTAGAAGCAGCTACTGTGTATTTGCAAAATAATCAAATCTATCAAGATGAAAATAAAATTATAAAATTTAACAAAAATTTTCTTCAATCATCGCCAAATTTTGACTTCATTCACATCTATGTTGATGATAAATATTTTTTTGTAAATTCTGATAAAATTTTTGATTTAGAGCATAACAAAAGTCTAAATTCTGTTGCAAATATAAATAATGCAAGAACGCTTGATTGGTATGTAAAAACAAAATCTATGATGAAAACAACTATAAACAACAAAACACAACATGCGATTTTAAAAGAACGAACTATAAATATTTGCACACCTATTATCGATCAAGATAAATTTAAAGGTGTGGTATGTGGAATTCTTGGAACGAAAAGTTTATTTGATAAAATCAAAAAAATTAAGCCGCCTGAGCATTTTTATTATTTTATTGTTGATGAAAGTGGCGAAATTCTTACTAAATTAGATAATGAAAATTTAATAGCTGGAATTTCACAAACTTGCTCAAAATTAGATAATAATGAAACAACTATCAAAATAAATAATGATGTAATAAATTTAAGCACAATAGATAGATTTGATTGGAAAATAGGCGTTGGTGTAAATAATGAAAATTTTTTAAAACAAAATTTTAAAACCATATTTGAACACAGCATTGTGTTGTTTATATTTTTTATATTTTTTATGCTTGTATTAAATTTGGGATATGAGTTTATTATTCAAAAATTTGTTATTAAGAAAAATCAAATGGAAATTTTGCTAGCTAGAAAATCTAGATTAAATGAAATAGGCACGCTTGTTACAAGCATAAATCATCAATTAAAACAGCCCATAAATTCACTTAGTTTAATACTTTCAAATACAGAATTTTTTCGTCAAAATCACAATTTAAATGACGATATGTTGAAGTCAAATTTAGATTTATGCTTTAAACAGATTGAATTGATAGATAAGTCTATAAGTATTTTTCGCAATTTTTATTCTAATGATGATGCAATAAGCGAATTTTGGATTAATGAATCCATAAAATCATTGATTTTTGCGACTCATTGCGAACTTTCTCATCACAATATTACGATTAAATTTGAATCTAAAAATGACATAAAAGTTGTTAGTATTGAAAATTTTATTCAACAAATTTTATTGGTTTTAATCCAAAATTCAAAAGATGCGATAATAAGCTCACAAAAAGTATCTATTCGTCAAATTTACATACAGATAAATCAAGTAGATAATTTTGTTGAGATTAGCGTGAGTGATTTTGCTGATGGAATCGATGAAAAGCTTAGTGAAAAAATTTTTAGCGAGGATAAAACGACAAACAAAAAGTTAGGTTTTGGTCTTGGATTATATTTTTCAAAAACTATTTGTGTGCAAAAACTAAAAGGCGATTTACAGCTTGTTTCTTCACGAAACCCAACAAAATTTACTTTAAGTATACCAATAAATTTAAGGAGCTAA
- the nrfD gene encoding NrfD/PsrC family molybdoenzyme membrane anchor subunit has product MNNMWGDMAQYGAIYWPWPIAVYLFLAGLSAGCTIVALLVKWNKHSDNTSSIWDAMVKAGAITAPVTIIIGLLLLIFDLGKPLSFYWLLISYNFGSVMSLGVLFLLVYTPLSVLFAFIIFEDSIEKSSVLSVFSFIPRIIRSFASISKLVEYILLILAICVGMYTGFLLSAISKIPLWNTPILPILFLVSGFSSGIAANILIGMAFFKGSLNKDSIKYLLVLDLRAILFELPLLFILFIGMNFQGGQSAVAAAQALSDPYYGKLFWIAVVGIGLLMPIVIAATALKNHAYKPGFIILNSVVVLVGVIALRYYIVYAGQLFTGV; this is encoded by the coding sequence ATGAATAATATGTGGGGAGATATGGCACAATATGGTGCTATTTACTGGCCTTGGCCAATTGCTGTGTATCTTTTTTTAGCTGGTCTTAGTGCGGGTTGTACGATAGTTGCACTTCTTGTAAAATGGAACAAACATTCGGATAATACCTCTTCTATTTGGGATGCTATGGTAAAAGCTGGTGCAATAACAGCGCCCGTTACTATAATAATCGGTCTTTTGCTACTCATATTTGATCTTGGTAAACCGCTTAGTTTTTACTGGTTGCTTATATCTTATAATTTTGGTTCTGTTATGAGTCTTGGTGTATTGTTTTTGCTTGTTTATACGCCACTTAGTGTGCTTTTTGCTTTTATTATTTTTGAAGATAGCATTGAAAAAAGTAGTGTTTTATCGGTATTTAGCTTTATACCAAGAATAATTAGAAGTTTTGCTAGTATATCAAAATTAGTAGAGTATATTTTATTGATACTTGCAATTTGTGTGGGAATGTATACAGGGTTTTTGCTTAGTGCTATTAGTAAAATTCCACTTTGGAATACTCCTATTTTACCTATTTTGTTTTTAGTTTCTGGATTTTCAAGCGGAATTGCTGCAAACATACTTATAGGTATGGCATTTTTTAAAGGTTCATTAAACAAAGATAGCATAAAATACCTTTTAGTTTTGGATTTGCGTGCTATACTTTTTGAGCTTCCTTTGCTTTTCATTTTATTTATAGGAATGAATTTTCAAGGCGGACAAAGTGCAGTTGCAGCCGCTCAAGCTCTTAGCGATCCGTATTATGGTAAATTATTTTGGATAGCTGTTGTAGGAATTGGTCTTTTGATGCCTATTGTTATTGCGGCTACTGCTCTTAAAAATCACGCTTATAAACCAGGATTTATAATCTTAAATTCTGTTGTTGTGTTAGTTGGTGTGATTGCTTTAAGATATTATATAGTTTATGCAGGACAACTATTTACAGGAGTATGA